A genomic window from Punica granatum isolate Tunisia-2019 chromosome 2, ASM765513v2, whole genome shotgun sequence includes:
- the LOC116196579 gene encoding 40S ribosomal protein S16, translated as MAAAVESVQCFGRKKTAVAVTYCKRGRGLIKINGVPIELVEPEILRFKAYEPILLLGRHRFAGVDMRIRVKGGGHTSQIYAIRQSIAKALVAFYQKYVDEQSKKEIKDILVRYDRTLLVADPRRCEPKKFGGRGARARFQKSYR; from the exons ATGGCGGCAGCTGTGGAGTCCGTGCAGTGCTTTGGCAGGAAGAAGACGGCGGTTGCGGTGACCTACTGCAAGCGCGGCCGCGGTCTGATCAAGATCAACGGCGTCCCCATCGAGCTCGTGGAACCGGAAATCCTCCGGTTCAAGGCGTACGAGCCCATCCTCCTCCTCGGGCGTCACCGCTTCGCCGGCGTCGACATGAGGATCCGCGTCAAGGGAGGCGGGCACACGTCGCAGATCTACGCTATCCGTCAGAGCATTGCCAAGGCTCTGGTCGCCTTCTACCAGAAGTACGTTGATGAGCAGAGCAAGAAGGAGATCAAGGACATCTTGGTCAG GTACGATAGGACCCTGCTTGTCGCAGACCCGAGGAGATGCGAGCCCAAGAAGTTCGGTGGTCGTGGTGCTCGTGCAAGGTTCCAGAAGAGTTACCGTTGA
- the LOC116196578 gene encoding protein ANTAGONIST OF LIKE HETEROCHROMATIN PROTEIN 1-like, translating to MESRKLAALLSALISELLLALLLLFPSSSPLSLTSDEFTSSLFAVLLPVIRQFASVHEAAASIPPASRKRKRAAQLHEPDPGGHAILAGGRDFLDPNRSLDSYINSFNMTASTFEWLSGLLDPLLDCRDPVGSPLNLSTEFRLGIGLFRLATGSSYSDISRRFGVSKATSQFCVKQLCRVLCTNFRFWVAFPGPNELEPVSRGFESVGGLPNCCGTIGCARFGLLMGRGRVEENIAAQIVVDSSNRILSIIAGFRGNKTESRVLEQSSLYEDIESKRLLSSSPINVNGVSVNQYLVGGEGYPQLPWLMVPFTHPDPGSVQESFNSAHHSMLFPVLRAISSLRNWGVLSKPIEEDFRTAVAYIGACSILHNALLMREDYSSLSDGLGDYQIHSRGFRDYSVSGEAVETRNALAGLLKGPSGSGGSSSPNA from the coding sequence atGGAATCAAGAAAATTGGCAGCTTTACTGTCAGCTCTGATCTCTGAGCTACTCCTggccctcctcctcctcttcccttcctcctctcctctctccctcaCCTCCGACGAGTTCACCAGCAGCCTCTTCGCCGTCCTCCTCCCCGTAATCCGCCAATTCGCCTCCGTCCATGAAGCTGCCGCCTCCATCCCGCCCGCCTCGAGGAAGCGGAAGAGGGCCGCCCAGTTGCACGAACCCGATCCCGGGGGTCATGCCATCCTCGCGGGGGGGAGAGATTTCCTGGACCCCAATCGGAGCCTCGACTCGTACATCAACTCTTTCAACATGACGGCCTCCACCTTCGAGTGGCTCTCTGGCCTGCTCGACCCCCTGCTCGATTGCCGGGACCCCGTGGGCTCCCCGCTTAACCTCTCCACGGAGTTCCGGTTAGGAATCGGGCTCTTCCGGTTGGCCACGGGTAGTAGCTACAGTGACATTTCCCGCCGGTTCGGGGTCTCCAAGGCCACCTCCCAGTTCTGCGTCAAGCAGCTCTGCCGAGTCCTCTGCACCAATTTCCGGTTCTGGGTCGCATTCCCGGGGCCTAATGAGCTTGAGCCAGTGTCAAGGGGTTTTGAATCCGTGGGTGGCCTGCCGAACTGCTGTGGCACAATTGGTTGTGCTCGGTTTGGACTCTTGATGGGCCGTGGCCGAGTGGAAGAGAACATTGCCGCTCAAATAGTTGTCGACTCCTCGAATCGGATCTTAAGCATTATTGCTGGATTTCGCGGCAACAAGACTGAATCCAGAGTTCTTGAGCAGTCGAGTTTGTATGAAGATATTGAATCGAAGAGATTATTGAGTTCTTCTCCAATCAATGTCAATGGGGTCAGTGTGAATCAATACTTGGTCGGGGGTGAAGGATACCCACAGCTTCCTTGGCTAATGGTGCCTTTCACCCATCCCGATCCCGGGTCAGTTCAAGAAAGTTTCAACTCGGCACACCATTCAATGCTCTTTCCGGTGCTTCGTGCTATCTCGAGCCTCAGGAACTGGGGGGTCCTGAGTAAGCCGATTGAGGAGGATTTTAGGACTGCAGTGGCTTATATAGGGGCATGCTCGATCCTTCACAATGCTCTTCTCATGAGGGAGGACTATTCTTCCCTCTCTGATGGGCTTGGTGATTACCAGATTCACAGTCGGGGATTTCGTGATTATTCAGTCTCCGGGGAGGCGGTAGAGACTCGAAATGCATTGGCCGGGCTACTGAAGGGGCCCAGTGGTTCAGGTGGCTCTTCCAGTCCCAATGCTTGA